One region of Armigeres subalbatus isolate Guangzhou_Male chromosome 3, GZ_Asu_2, whole genome shotgun sequence genomic DNA includes:
- the LOC134220919 gene encoding tropomyosin-1 produces the protein MDAIKKKMQAMKLEKDNAADKADTCENQAKEANLRADKIMEEVAELTKRLTQVTEDHEKFKNTLEQANKDLEEKERTLTSTEANVAALTRKVQQVEEDLEKSEERSGAALSKLLEATQSADENNRMCKVLENRSQQDEERMDQLSNQLKEARMLAEDADGKSDEVSRKLAFVEDELEVAEDRVKSGEAKIMELEEELKVVGNSLKSLEVSEDKANQRVEEFKRQLKSLTIKLKEAETRAENAEKNVKKLQKEVDRLEDELGVNKDRYKSLADEMDSTFAELAGY, from the exons ATGGACGCGATTAAGAAGAAGATGCAGGCGATGAAGCTGGAGAAGGATAATGCCGCCGACAAAGCCGATACCTGCGAAAACCAGGCCAAGGAGGCCAACCTCCGTGCCGACAAGATCATGGAGGAGGTCGCTGAGCTGACCAAGCGTCTGACTCAGGTCACTGAGGATCACGAGAAGTTCAAGAACACCCTGGAGCAGGCCAACAAGGACCTCGAAGAGAAGGAGAGGACTCTGACCTCCACCGAGGCCAACGTTGCCGCCCTGACCCGCAAGGTCCAGCAGGTTGAGGAGGATCTGGAGAAATCCGAAGAACGCTCGGGCGCTGCTCTGTCCAAGCTGCTGGAGGCCACCCAGTCCGCTGATGAGAACAACCG TATGTGCAAGGTATTGGAGAACCGTTCCCAGCAGGATGAGGAGCGTATGGATCAACTGAGCAACCAGCTGAAGGAAGCCCGTATGCTCGCTGAAGACGCTGACGGCAAGTCTGATGAAGTGTCCCGCAAGCTGGCCTTCGTTGAAGACGAGCTGGAAGTCGCTGAAGATCGTGTCAAGTCCGGTGAAGCCAAGATCATGGAGTTGGAAGAAGAGTTGAAG GTCGTCGGTAACTCGCTCAAGTCTCTGGAAGTCTCGGAAGACAAGGCTAACCAGAGAGTCGAGGAGTTCAAGCGCCAGCTGAAGTCCCTCACCATCAAGCTGAAGGAGGCTGAGACTCGTGCCGAGAACGCCGAAAAGAACGTCAAGAAGCTCCAGAAGGAAGTCGACAGACTAGAAG